TCGACGCGCGGCAGGCTGGCCGGCACCGTGCGGCCTTCCTGATTGACGTCGTCGCCCCGGCTCGGCACGTCAGGATCAACGCAGATCACCGCGAACGATTGCGTGCCCGCCGGCGCGCCGGTCCAGGCAAGCTGCGGATTGCGGTTGCCGCCGAGGCACACGTGCGCGGCCTCATCGGGCATGCAGAACGCGTATTCGCCAGGGATCCGTTCTCCATCCCTGAAACTGTTGCTGGTCACCTGCATGATCGTCCTCCTCGTCAAAAACGCTCGTCGGCCCCAAGGAAGCGCCACTGGCCGAGCGGTAGGTCGCCGAGTCTCACGCGGCCGATGCGCACGCGCTTGAGGCCCGTGACGCGCAGGCCGACCAGCTCGCACATGCGGCGGATCTGGCGCTTTTTGCCCTCTTTCAGGATGAATTGCAACTGGTCTTCGTTCTGCCAGCGCACCTGCGCCCGTTTCAAGGGCTTGCCGTCGAGGCTCAGGCCGTGGTTGAGCAATGCCAGGCCGCGCGCATCGAGCGTGCCCTCGACACGTACCAGGTATTCCTTCTCGATCACGCTGTCCGCGCCGATCAACTGTCTTGCAATGCGGCCATCCTGCGTCAGCACCAGCAGGCCGGTCGAATCGATGTCGAGCCGGCCGGCAGGCGCCAGCCCCTTCAGAATCGCCGGCTGGAAGCGCCGGATGTCACCAGTCATCTGGTGCGCGGGCTGAACCAACACCACGGCCGGCTGATGGCCGTCCTCGGCCTGCCCGGAAACGTAGCCCACCGGCTTGTGCAACAGAATCGTC
This genomic interval from Sulfuricystis multivorans contains the following:
- a CDS encoding pseudouridine synthase gives rise to the protein MNDTQPGERVSKLMAQRGLCSRREADAFIEQGLVFVNGRKVTQLGTRCAPDAKIELASRAQNRQAQLATILLHKPVGYVSGQAEDGHQPAVVLVQPAHQMTGDIRRFQPAILKGLAPAGRLDIDSTGLLVLTQDGRIARQLIGADSVIEKEYLVRVEGTLDARGLALLNHGLSLDGKPLKRAQVRWQNEDQLQFILKEGKKRQIRRMCELVGLRVTGLKRVRIGRVRLGDLPLGQWRFLGADERF